The following is a genomic window from Amycolatopsis acidiphila.
CGGGGTGTGCTCACCTGGCCTCCTGGGTCAGTAGTAGTGCCGCAGGCCCGACCATAGCGCCGACCACGGCGCGGTGGTGCCGGTGCACAGGGCGATCCGGGTGCCCTGCTCGTCGTTGTCGATCGGGTTCTCCTGCGTGGCGTCGATCTGGCAGCCGGTGAACCCGGCGCGCGCGGCGTCGCCGACCAGCACGACGGGCGCGGTCATCGCGTCGGGCGGCGGGCCCCAGTCACCGAAGGACATGTGCCCGGAGTAGGGGGCGGGCAGGCCGTGGCCGCCGCCGTACTCGTCGATCGCGCCCGCTTCCCCGTAGTTGCTGGTGACGATCACCGCCCGGTCTCGGTCCTCGTCCGGAATGCGGTGCCACACCTGGGAAACCGTCGCGACGAACTGCGACCAGCCGACCTGCTCCCCCTGTTCGGCGTTCATGCCCAGCACGGGGCTCAGCGCCGTCACCGGGAGCACGGGCAGCGCGACCACGACGGAGATCACCACGCACGCCAGCGCCGGCGCGCCCAGGACCGCGCGCCGGGCGGCACCCCTGGCCAGCCACCGCAGCGAGGGTTGCGCGCCGGCCGCGACGAGCACCAACAGCATCGGCACGGCGTAGTACGGCTTTCCGCCCAGCGCCAGGAGTTCGACGCACAGCACGGGATAGCTCAGCGCGATGGCGCGGTAGCGGGGGTCGCGCCAGAGGCGCACGATCCCGGCGATCCACACGGGCACCAGGATCGGCGAGAGGTAGACCACCTGCATGGGCACGAACAGGATGCGGTTCTCCGTGCCGTCGTCCTCGCTGATGCCGCCGGCGACGGTGAGCATCGGAAAGCCGTTGCGCGCCTGCCAGACGACCGCGGGCGCGGCGATCGCGAGCCCGAGGACGAGCCCGGCCACGAGCCAGGCGCTGCGCAGGATCGCGCGTGGCCCGGCGACGAGCAGCGCGATGGCGAGCGCGGAGACGAGGAGGAACACGAGCCACTTGTTGAGGCTGCCGACGCCGACCGCCGCGCCGAGCGCCGGCCACCACCGCGGGTCCCGGGTGCGCAGCAGCTTCACGGCGAACAGCGCGACGACCGTCCACACGAGCATGTCGACGCTCGTCGTGGACAGCATGTGCGCCACCACGAGCGTCGCCGTGGACAACGCCGCGGCCACCGCGGCGAAGGCCTGCGCGCCGCGGCCGGCGCCGAGCTCGCGTGCGATGAGGGCGACGACCACGACGGTCAGCACGCCGGTGAGCGTCGCCGCGACACGCAGACCGACCGGTGTCTCACCGAAGATCGTCACCGCCGCTTTCGCCAGCAGCGGGGTCAGCGGCGGCTGGTCGGCGTAGCCCCAGGCGGGATGCTCGCCCGCGACGAGGAAGTACAGCTCGTCGCGATGGAAGCCGTAGCGGCCGGACAGGGCCGTCAGCACCGCGGTCTGCAGTACGACGACGAGGGCGACCGGCCCGGCCGCGAAGCCGGCGAGCCCGGTCGGCGTGGCCGGGCGGGCTTCCTGCGTGTGATCCATTGTGCTCATGGAACTCCCGCCACGCGGAAGCGCAATCGCCCAACCAGTCCAACCGGCGGCACCCGGGTGTAACGGAACGGCCGCCCGCCGAGAGTTCCACAGAAAGCAGGAACGAGGACTCGCGGTGTTTCGATTTCCTTTCGGCCGCCCGGCGCTCCGCCGCCCGCCCCGGGTGGCCGCCGGTGCGGCTGAGCTGTTCGTGCTCGGGGTCTGCCCGAGTGCCCTGCACGTGCGGTGGCAGCGGCCCGACGGCGTGGTGGCCGGCGCGCTCGCGGTGGCCGACGAGCCGACCGTGTTCTGGGACGGAAGTGATGCGGCGCAACGGATCGACCAGTGGCGGGACCAGGTCGGCTGGTCGGCGGACTGGGGGTCGGCCGGTCCCGCCGCCGGCAACGGCAGCTCCGGGCGCCACGTTGCCGAGCACGTGCTGCGGCCGCTCGGCGTCTCCGTGACCCGCGCGTATCTCACCGACTGCCTGCCGACGTACTTCGTGAAAAGAGGACCGTCTTCGCAGACGGCGGTGATCCGGAAGCTGTACGACCCGTTCGCCATCGAACAGGGTCTGCCGACCGCGGACCTTCCCGAGCGGCCGCCGCCGGAGGACCTCGTCGGGAAAGCGGTCGGGGAGGAAGGGCCGAGCCTGATCGGGCAGCTCGTGGACTCCGCCGCGCCGCTGGTCGTCACCCTCGGCCAGGAGGCCGCGGACGTGCTGGCCGCACTCGTGTCCGCGGACCGGGTACTGCTCAGCCCGGACGCGGGCTACGGCCGGACCCTGCCCGTCACCGTGGCCGGGCGCCGCAAGGAGTGGCTTCCCCTCGTGCACCCCGGCGACAGGGGCGGGCGGTGGCGCCGGGCGCACCGGGAGTGGACCGACGGGCTGGTCTAGACCGGGTCGACGCGGAACACCGCGATCCGCCCGGCGGCCGCGGCCACCCCGTCCGGAGTGGACGATTGCGCCAGACCTGTTGTCACGTAACGCCGTCCGACGCTGGCCGGGCTCGTCCGGACGAGCTCGTGCAGCAGCGGGCCGCGCTCGTCGACCGGGAGCTCGACCATCCGCACCGTGCGCGAACGCCGCCCCCGCGTCAGGGTGACCGTCTCGGCCCCGCGCACGTTCGCGACCCACGCCGCCTTCGGGAACGCCTGCACGACGTACTCCCCGCCGGTCAGCGGCAGCACCGCGACGGGGAACGTGCGCAGCTGCCCGCTGCGCCGCCCCCGCACGGCCAGCAGCTGCGTCGGGCCGAACGCGAGACCGAGGCGCTGCAGCCCGGTGATCACCTTGTTGATGGAGTTGACCTTGCGCCGGTAGCTCTGTGCCTGATCTGTCATGCCTCCAAGTTACTACGGAACTCGTAAAGTATCTACCTCGGAAGACCTACAGTGCGCGGGTGCGACCGCCGTCGACCGGGATCATCGCGCCGGTCAGGTAGGACGCGGCCGGGGAGAGCACGAAGGCGGCGACGCGGCCGAACTCCGCCGGCTGCGCGACCCGCCGGAGGGGGATGCTCGTGGTGTCCGGCGCGGCGACGTCGCGCATCCGGGCGGTCGCGGTGATCCCGGGCAGCAGGCCGTTGACCCGGATACCGGCCGGCCCCAGCTCGGCCGAGAGCGACTTCGCGACCATCGCCAGTCCCGGGCGCAACCCGTTGGAGATCCCGAGCTCCGGGATCGGCTCGTACACCGAGGTCGACAGCACGAACGCGATCGAGCCGCCCTCGCCCAGCTTCGCGGCGGCCGCGCGGGCGAGCCGGACAGTACCGAGGAAGACCGACTCGAACGAGGTCCGCCAGTCCTCGTCGGGCGCGGCGAGCACGGTGCCCGGCGGTGGCCCCCCGACGCTCACCAGCAGCCCGTCCAGCCGGCCGAACCGGCTCAGCGCCGTGTTCACCAGCAGCTCCGCCGCACCCGCGTCGGCGTTGTCGGCGCAGACGCCCTCGGCGTTCTCGCCGCCGAGCGCTTCGGCCGCCCCGTCGAGCCGGGACCGGTCACGCCCGCTCAGCACGACACGCGCGCCCTCGGCCACCAGCACCTCGGCGGTGGCCAGCCCGAGACCGGCACTTCCCCCGGTCACCAGGAAAACCCGGTCGCGCAGACCCAAATCCATTGCTGCCCCTCAGCCTCGACGCCCGCCGTGGCCGTCTCCCGTCGAACCGGGGACGACAGTACGCAGAGGCACCCGGCAAGTGACTCCCGGGCGCGGGGGGACAAGGGAGCCCGCACCCGGGAGCACCCGCCCACCACGACGCCCCGAGGGGGAGTCCGAGCGCCGGGCGAGACGGTTTCGCTGCCGGAACTACCGGCACGTTCCCGTTGTGACCGGTAGTCGCCGCTCCCCGCCACGCCGTTACAGCTTCGGGTTTCGTGGCCTTTTGTCATTCCGTGTCCGGTTGCGGCACGAAAGGGCCGGGAAAATGCCTCGAACGTGTAGCGGTGCCGTCAATTCCGCCGACTACACGCGGGTGCGGGAGTTTCTCCCCCTGCGGAAGGAAACGACTGTGGCGGAACGAAGACCCGTGGCTGTGGTGGTCGGCGCGACCGGGGGGATCGGCCGGGCGGTCGCGGCGAGCCTGGACGGCGAAGGCTACGCCGTATGGCTCGCGGGGCGGGACGAAGCGGCGCTCAAGTCGATGGCGGCCGGGCTGGCGGACGCGGCCTGCTGGACCCTCGACCTCTCCGACGGCGACACCGAGGTCCCACTCGAGCTCCCCGACGTCGACGTGCTCGTGCACTGCGCCGGGGTGTTCGAGTTCGGCGGGATCGAGCAGATGCCGGAAAGCCGGTGGCGCCAGGTGTTCTCGGTGAACCTGTTCGGCGTGGTGGGCACGACCCGGGCGCTGCTGCCGCGGCTCCGGGCCGCACACGGGCACGTGGTCGTGGTGAACTCGACCGTCGTACGGCGCTCGGCGGCGGGCCGTTCCGCCTACGCGGCGAGCAAGGAGGCGCTGCGTGTGTTCGCCGAGGCACTGCACCAGGAGGAGCTCGACCACGGGATCCGGGTGACGACCATCTACCCCGGCCGGGTGGCGACCGGGATGCAGCGCACCGTCCGCCGCTACGAAGGCGGACCGTTCGAACCGCGGCGCTACCTCACGGCGGAGACGGTGGCGGGCGCGGTGCTCGTGGTGCTGTCCGCGCCGCCGGACGCCCATCTCACGGAGTTCGTGCTGAAACCGGCCCCGCGCCGGTGATCAGCTCCGCCAGCCGTGAAAGCGCTTCCCGGACGTTGTCCTCGGTGGCCCCGGCACGCGCTTCGGCCACAGTGAGCCAGCGCAGCGGTGCGTCGGGCCGCTCGGGGCGGACCGCGTCCGGCTCGCCGGTCGCGAGCACGAAGCGCAGGTCCGCGTGCTCGTGTGCCGGTTCATCGCCCTTGGCGGCCACCGGGACCACGACCACCTGCAGCAGCGACGCGTCCGGCCAGGGAACCAGGTCGGCGAGTCCGGTCTCCTCCCGGCCCTCGCGCAACGCCACGGCGATCGGCTCGCGCTCCCCCGGGTCGCCGTGCCCGCCGACCTGGAGCCAGCCGCGCTGACGTGGATGCCACCGCAGCAGCACGCGACCGGTGCCGGGATGCACCACGAACGCGGAGGCGGTGACGTGCAAGGGGTGTACCCGCCGCCAGGGGTCGGCCGCCGAGCCGGCCAGCGTGCGCACCCTGGCGACATCGGCGGCTTCGGTGGCGGTCCTGGGCCGGTATCCGGCGAGCAGCTCGGCGACGGTCACGGGGGCGACCCTAGCTTGTGTTTCATCAGCGGTGGAGCCGCTTGCGCCTGCGCCGTCTGCTTGCACCGCCGCGGGTTTGACTGGGGCAGCCGCGCGGAGCGCGTCGGTTGAGGGTGGTGGTGGGCCGGCGGGTGGGCGGTTCCTCGCGAGGACAGCGCCGACGTGGTGACCTGGCGGTCATGAGGAGGCGATCCCACAGCGAGGAGCCGCCTCAGGTTCCGCCACCCGCACCGGCCCGCAAGCCACGTCCGAAACAGTCACTAGCCGGGAACGTCGAACTGGTATCCCTGCGCCACGAGCCAGGGCAGCAGCACGCCGAGCGCCTCGACGGTCTGCGCCCGCTTGCCGCCACCGTCGTGCAGCAGGACGACCGCACCGGGCTGGACGGTCTGCTGCACCGTGGTCACGATCTGCGCGGTGCCGGGCAGCGTCCAGTCGCGCGAGTCCACGCTCCAGGACAGCGGCTTCATCCCCTCCCGCGCGGTGACCTCGCGCATCACGTCCGACCAGGACCCGCCGGGCGCGCGGAAGTAGGACACCGGCACGTCGGCGTCGGCCGCGACCTGCAGGTCGGACCAGCAGCCCGCGATCTCCGCGGTGACCCGCTGCTCGGTGCGCTTGTCCAGGTCCTCGTCGTGGCTGACGGTGTGGTCGCACAGCCGCATGCCGTGGGCGAGCACGGCACGCACCAGCTCGGGATGACGGGTCACGTTGGCGCCGATCATGCAGAAGGTCGCCACCGCCCCGGCGCGTGAGAGCGCGTCGAGGATCTGCGGGGTGTAGACGGGATCGGGGCCGTCGTCGAAGGTGAGCGCGACGAACTTGCCGGTGCGGGCGGTGTGGCGCACCAGACCGGCCGGCTCGGGTGCGGCGGCGGGGGCCTCGGCCATGGCCTGCGCCGCGGCGACCGGTGCCGGGCTCGGGGCGCCCTCGGCGGAGTGGAACATCGAGACCGTCGCCGTGACGGCCACGACGAGTGCGCTGAGCAGCACCGCCCACCGGTAGCAGTACGGCGGGCGCAGCACCCGGTAGCGCATCTCCACCTCCAGCCCGGACACCCGGCGGAGTCAACTTGTCGACTCGCGCTGCACGATAGGGTGAAGGAAGGAGAAATCGGGGGAACTCGCCCGGAGTTTCGTGTCGTGGCGCCCGGAACCCCGGGGGTCATTCACGGGCGAGCGCGGCCCACTTCAGCTTTTCCTGTTCGCGGCGGGGAAGCCCGGCGACCACGAGGTCGTAGGAGTCCTCGATCATCTCGCGCACGAGCCGGTCGGGCACCGAGCCGTCCACGACGACGGTGTTCCAGTGCCGCTTGTTCAGGTGGTAACCGGCGGTGATCACCGGGTACTGCAGGCGCAGCTGCACCGCGACGTCCGGCTCGCACTTGAGGCTCACCCGCAGCGGCGCGCTGCGCAGCGGGCACAACGCGAACATCTTGCCCGCGACCTTGAACACGCTGCTGGCCTCGTCGAAGGGGAACTCCTCCCGCGCGCCGGGCAGGCCCAGGCAGACGCGCTTCAGCTCCGCGGGCTTCATGCCGACAGCCTAACCCGACTTCCGCACCAGGCCGGTGAACCCGGCGACGAACAGCGTGACGAACGCCCACGCGAGCGCCTGCAGCAGCCAGCTCGCGGCGACCACCAGCCCGCCGGCGCCCGCGGTGGCGAGCTGGCACCGTTGCTGCACATCGGGTTTGACGAGCGGGGTCGCGGTGTTCAGGGCCAGCCCCACCTGCTCGACGAGCGCGCAGGAGCCGGGCTGCCCGCCGTGCAGGGTCAGCCCGGCGGGCCCGGCCACCCCGACGACCAGCAGCACCGACAGCAGGAGCGCGCCGAGCCACCACAGCAGCGCCACGGCCGGGCGGTACCCGAAGCCGACGGTCAGCCCGGTGAGCCGGTGCCACAGCCGGGCGCCCGGCGCGAGATCGCCGCGGCGCAGCAGATCCCGTTGCCGCGCCAGGTGGATCCGGCGCACGTCGCGCTCGTTGCCCGCGCCGCGGTGCGCGGCCGCGAGCTGGAAGTACGGCTGGCTGGTGTAGTGCGATGTGCGGTGTGCCAGCAGGTGCAGCCACTCCCCCAGCCGGGCGCCGCGGGGCACGCCGTCGTAGCCGAACCCGTCGAGCTGCACCAGGCCCGGGGTGAAGGCGACGGGCAGCAGGACGTCGCCGCCGACGTGGGCCTGGGACAGGTTCAGCGCGAGGCTGCCGGGCTCGGCGGCGAAGGCGTGCCCGTCCAGCGCCGTCAGCCGCCCGCCGATGCGGGCGCCGACGAACCGCAGGGTGCCGTTGTCGCCGCGGCCCTCGGCGTGGAACCCGTTGTCGAGCATGAGGTTGCTGCGGGTGACGAGGTAGTCGGCGACGAGCGTGGGACCGTGCAGGTTCACCAGCCAGGCGCCGCCGAGGTTCAGCTGCCCGCCCAGCTCGGCGCCGGAGAGCCGGACCGTGCCGAGCGGGCCGCCGCCCTCGGCGCGGAACCCGCGGTTGAGGAACACCCCGCCCGCGGTGGTGAGGTTGTTGCCGTGGAAGGCAGGCCCGTCCGGCCCGGTGTTGACCAGGTGCGCACCCGAGAGGTCGAGCACCGACCCGACGTGCGCGGCGGCGAGGTCGACCGTGCCGTCGGCGCTCGCGCAGCTCAGCCGCGCGCCGACGAGCAGCAGGGCGCGGTCGAACCGCGTCTCGACGGCGACGACGTTCCGCCCCGCCAGCCCGGAAAGGTCCACAGTGGACAGCCGGGCGCCGCTGAGCACGACCGGCTCGGTGGTGCGGCAGTCGACCAGGCGCAGCGGCAGCCTGGTCTCGACCTCGCCGAGGTCGAGCCCGCCGGCCAGCTCCGCGCCCCGCAGCCGGATGCCGCGCGGGTCCGGCCCCGCGCCGTCCGGCCACGGGAACCGGCCGAGCAGCATCCGGCGGATCACCTCGCCGCGTACCGGTTCCCCGGCCGCGTCGAACCACTCCCCGCTCGCCACCGCCTTGGCCAGCCCGCGCTCGGCGGCGGTCGGCGTCTCCTCGTCCACGCCGGGCAGACTACGGCTTTCCCGCGCCCGCCGGGCCGGAACGCCGCACCGACACGGGATCGGTTCGACCCGGCGACCTGCAGCGGCATCGCCCGGCAGCCGCTGGACTTCACCCCCTGAGGAGAGCGGTCTCCCGCCCTCCTCAGGTGACCGGGCTCAGCAGCCGCCGTTGTCGGCCCAGACACCCGCCGGGCCGCCCGGGGTGTCGCCGTAGGTCCACCACTTCGCGGTCCACTTGTGTCCGTTGTAGGAAACAGTCGCGCCGCCGTTGTACGCCGTGGTGGCGTTCCAGGCCGCGACGGCGCAGCTGCCCCCGCCGCCGGTCGTGGTCGTCGTCGTGGTGGCCGGGGCGGTCGTCGTCGTGGAGACCGGCGGGGTCGCCCCGGCGAACTTCGCGGTGAACTTCGTGAAGTCCCAGTCACTCTGCGGCACGTTGCTGCACACGCCGTTGTCCGTGGTCGTGGTGCAGGCCCGGTCCCGGTTGACCGACCAGTACGTGAACCGGCCGAGGCGGTGGCTCGTCGCGTAGTCCAGGACGGTCTGGAAGTCCGCCTGGTAGAAGTACTCCGCGGCGTCGCTCTTGCCGTTCATGCCGGAGAACCCCTCGTGCGCGTAGGCGGTGGCGCTGTCCCAGCCGAGGTGACTCATCAGCAGCGAGTGGAAGGCCTCCAGTGCCGAGGTCTGGCTCGCGGCGCCGTTGAACCCGCCGTCGAAGGGCATGATCGAGAAGTTGTCCGGGGTGAAGCCGAGGGCCTTGGCCTTGTCGAGCAGCTGGGTGCCGAACCAGCCGGTGCCGGCGGCGGTGCCCGGCATGGTGACCGAGACGAACAGCCCGGAGTTGGCGCGCTGCAGGATCTGTGCCGCGCCCAGCTCGTTGCCGATCGCGGCGTCGTTCTCGTACTCGGGCTCTTCGAGGTCGAAGTCGATGGCGTGCAGCCCGTACTTGTCGATCACCTGCTGGTAGGCCGCGGCGGAGGCGGCCGGGGTGGCGCAGGTCTGGCCGAGCTTGGTGCCGCCGTAGCCGCCGACCGAAACCGAGACGTCGCCGCCGGCCGAACGGATCCTGCCGATGACGCCGGCGACCGCGGTGTCCGACGAGACCGCGGAGGTGCCGTCCCAGGTGGGCGTGCAGCCACCGCCGTTCGGGGCGAGGATGAACGCCAGCTGGAAGGCCTTCTGCCCGGTCGCGGCCATCACGGCGACCGGGTCGGGCGGGTTGTTGCTCTGGGGCATGAGATAGGGCGCCGAGGCGTACCAGTTGCTGCTCAGCGCGGTCGTGCCGACGGCGGCCGAGGCCCCGGCGTGCGAGACGAGCGTGAGCGCGGTACCGGCGACGACCGCGGCGGTGGCGAGTAGGGAGGCGATTCTCCGACGGTGCACTTGTCCTCCTCGGAAACGGGAGCTGCGCTCCCCGTAATCTGGACTAGACCATTGCGGAGGTCAAGGCTTTGGACTGGACCACTACCGGAGGACCGACTTTCGTCCGGCGAATCCGGGCATTTCGCAGCGGTGAGACGTCGCTGCCGCCGCCTGCCGATCCCGGACGACGCGTCCCGGAAATCCGGGGTCCCCTTCCGGGGAGTTCCCGATGCGGCGCGGCGCCGTGGGCGGGATCGTGGAGGCATGACGAACACGAAGACGTTGACCAGGTCGCGGTCGGACCGCGTGATCGCCGGTGTCTGCGCCGGCCTCGCCGAGCGGATGGGCTGGCGCCCCGGCACCGTGCGACTGCTGTTCGTGCTGTCCTGCCTGCTGCCGGGCCCCCAGTTCCTGATCTACCTCGTGCTCTGGGCGATCATGCCGCGGGGCGAGCGCTGAGCGCCTGGCTGTCGCGGCAGGCGCTGCGGATGCTCGGGGACGACGCGAACTAGGATCGTCGCCGACGCCACGAGAGGAATGCGCGTGACCCGCTGTGCCTGGGCCCTCGGCTCGGAGCTGATGACCACCTACCACGACACCGAGTGGGGCCATCCGTCCCACGACGACCGGTACCTGTTCGAGCTGCTGCTGCTCGAAGGCGCGCAGGCCGGGCTGTCGTGGTCGACAGTGCTGAACAAGCGGGAGAACTACCGCAGCGCGCTCGACGGGTTCGACTTCGCCCGGATCGCCCGCTACGACCAGGCGAAGCTCGACCGGCTCCTGCTCGACCCCGGCATCGTGCGCAACCGGCTCAAGATCTCCTCGACGGTGAAGAACGCGCGGGCGTTCCTCGCGGTGCGCGAGGAGTTCGGCACGTTCGACGCGTACCTGTGGCAGTGGGTCGACGGCACCCCGGTCGTCCACCGCCGCGGTCCCGCGGTCCCGCCGCCGGCGAGCACCGAGCTGTCGGACCGGATCTCGAAGGACCTCAAGCGCCGCGGCTTCACCTTCGTCGGCACCACGATCGTCTACGCGTACCTGCAGGCGGTCGGCGTCGTCGACGACCACGTGACGGGCTGCACCGCCATCCGGTGAGTTCCGGGCGCCCGGCGGGTCCACCGATCGTGGACGAGCTGCGGCGGGAGCGGCCGGCCCGGCTCGAAGGCGGGACCCCGGGCGGCAACGACGCGGTGCCACCGGAGATCGCGCCCACCGCCGAGGTCGGCAACCGCCCCGACGTGCTCGCGGCCGACATCCCCGCGAGCGGCAAGACCTCGGCCCGCGCGACCGCCCGGCTCTACCCCGCGCTCCTGGACGGCACGTTCGTCCCGGTGCGCCGTGTGGTGGCGCGAAGGGCGCACGGACTGCAGGATGACGGTCAGCCGGAGATCCCACGCGCAGGAGGTACCGGATGGGCCGCGGCGAGCGCTTCACCCCGCTGCCGCCCCGGCCCGGCGGCAGCCGCATCGCGTCCGTGCCGCTGCCCTACTTCTCCCCCGGGCTGCTGCGCTTCCTCGCCCGCGAGTCCGGCAGCGCCGCCGTGCTGCTGGCCTGCACGCTGGCGGGACTGGTGTGGGCCAACGTCCCCGGCGCGGGCTACGAGGCGTTCTGGACCACCGAGACCCTGTTCCGGGCCGGCTCCTGGGAGATGGCGCTGGACCTGCGGCACTGGCTCAACGACGCGGCGATGGCGGTGTTCTTCCTCAACATCGGCCTCGAGATCAGCCGCGAGGTCTCGGTCGGCTCGCTGCGCGACCGGCGGACGGTGATCGTGCCCGCGCTCGGCGCGGTCGGCGGGCTGGTCCTGCCCGCGCTGCTCTACCTCGCGTTCGAGCACAGCGGCCCGGCGGCGGCGGGCTGGGGCGTCCCGATGTCCACCGACACGGCGTTCCTGATCGGCATCCTCGCGCTGTTCGGCCCGCGCTGCCCCGACCAGCTGCGACTGTTCCTGCTCACGCTCGCGATCGTCGACGACATCGGCGCGATCACCGTGATGGCCGTCTTCTACACCGACCACGTGTCGGTGCTCGCGCTGGTGATCGCGGCCGGCCTCGTCGTGGTGCTCCTGCTGCTGCGCTGGACCGGGGTGTGGCAGCTCGCGCCGTACGTGCTGGTCGGGCTGGCGCTGTGGGTGGCGGTGTTCTCCTCCGGGGTGCATCCGACACTGGCCGGGGTCCTGGTGGGGCTGATCGTGCCCACGGTGCAACGCGACCCGCACGCGCACGACCGGCTGCGGTTCTACGGGCGCGCGGTGCTCGAGCACGCCGACCCGTTCCGCGCACGGCTGGCCACGGCCGCGGCGCGGGCCACGGTGCCGGCCGGGGACCGGCTGCAGGACGCGGTGCACCCGCTGAGCGCGTTCGTCGTGGTGCCGCTGTTCGGGATGGCGAACGCCGGGGTCCGGCTGGACTGGGAGATCCTGCGCGGCTCGCTGACCTCCGGCGTGACGATCGGGGTGTTCGTCGCGCTGGTCCTCGGTAACGCGGTCGGTATCTCGGTGATCACCGGTGTCGCGTTGCGGACGGGGCTGGGCGAGCTGCCGGGCCGGGTCCGCTACGGGCACCTGATCGGCGGCGCCGTGCTGGCCGGGATCGGGTTCACCATCTCGCTGTTCCTGACCGATCTCGCGTTCACGCAGGAGAGCCTGCGCACCGACGCCAAGATCGGCGTGCTGGCCGGGTCATTGGTGGCCGCCGTGCTGGGCTCGGTGCTGCTGCGCTACCTCGGCGAGCGGCTGCCGCTGTGCTCGATCGACACGGCCGCCGGTCCGCCGCCGCTGCCGTCCGGCCCGTGGCGGGACCCGACGCTGGCCTGACGTCAGCGGCGCAGGCCGAGCGCGCTGCGCAGCGCGGCGAGCTCCGCGCGCCCGGTGTAGAGGCGGCCGTCGACGAACAGCGTCGGCGTGCCGCGCACCCCGTCCGCGCCGCCCGCCGCGTAGTCGGCTTCGACCGCGGGCCGCAGCGCCTGGGCCGGTTCGCCCACCGCGCCGTCCACGCCGAGCTCGGCGGCGTAGCGGGCGAGGTCGGCGTCGGTGAGCCGGTCCTGGTGGGCGAACAGCAGGTCGTGCATCGACCAGAACCGGTCACCGGCGGCCTCGGCGGCCAGTGCGGCGGTGAGGGCGAACGGGTGCTTCTGGAACAGCGGGAAGTGCCGGAAGATCAGCCGGACGCGGTCGTCCGCGGCGTCGACGAGCCGGCGCAGCACCGGCGCCGCGGCACCGCAGTAGGGGCATTCGAAGTCCCCGTACTCGACGACCGTGATGGGCGCGTCCACGGGCCCGTAGCAGTGCCGGTCGAGGTTGACCGTCTCGGTGGCGGCGCCCCGCTGTGTCATGGAGCGAGTCTAGGCCGGGCGTCCGTCAGCAGCAGCGATTCCCGCGCCAGGCCTCCCGCCCCTCGCGCCCGGCGACCGCCGCGATCACCAGCGCCGCCAGGGGATCGGCCCAGTACCAGCCCCACAGCGCGTTCAGCAGCAGCCCCGCCAGCACCGCCGCGGACAGGTACGTGCACAGCAACGTCTGCCGCGAGTCCGCGA
Proteins encoded in this region:
- the nhaA gene encoding Na+/H+ antiporter NhaA, with the protein product MGRGERFTPLPPRPGGSRIASVPLPYFSPGLLRFLARESGSAAVLLACTLAGLVWANVPGAGYEAFWTTETLFRAGSWEMALDLRHWLNDAAMAVFFLNIGLEISREVSVGSLRDRRTVIVPALGAVGGLVLPALLYLAFEHSGPAAAGWGVPMSTDTAFLIGILALFGPRCPDQLRLFLLTLAIVDDIGAITVMAVFYTDHVSVLALVIAAGLVVVLLLLRWTGVWQLAPYVLVGLALWVAVFSSGVHPTLAGVLVGLIVPTVQRDPHAHDRLRFYGRAVLEHADPFRARLATAAARATVPAGDRLQDAVHPLSAFVVVPLFGMANAGVRLDWEILRGSLTSGVTIGVFVALVLGNAVGISVITGVALRTGLGELPGRVRYGHLIGGAVLAGIGFTISLFLTDLAFTQESLRTDAKIGVLAGSLVAAVLGSVLLRYLGERLPLCSIDTAAGPPPLPSGPWRDPTLA
- a CDS encoding DNA-3-methyladenine glycosylase I gives rise to the protein MTRCAWALGSELMTTYHDTEWGHPSHDDRYLFELLLLEGAQAGLSWSTVLNKRENYRSALDGFDFARIARYDQAKLDRLLLDPGIVRNRLKISSTVKNARAFLAVREEFGTFDAYLWQWVDGTPVVHRRGPAVPPPASTELSDRISKDLKRRGFTFVGTTIVYAYLQAVGVVDDHVTGCTAIR
- a CDS encoding DsbA family protein encodes the protein MTQRGAATETVNLDRHCYGPVDAPITVVEYGDFECPYCGAAAPVLRRLVDAADDRVRLIFRHFPLFQKHPFALTAALAAEAAGDRFWSMHDLLFAHQDRLTDADLARYAAELGVDGAVGEPAQALRPAVEADYAAGGADGVRGTPTLFVDGRLYTGRAELAALRSALGLRR